From the uncultured Trichococcus sp. genome, one window contains:
- a CDS encoding APC family permease, whose amino-acid sequence MKEEKHYGLFTAVSMIVGICVGSGIFFKADDILGATGGNVALGILVFCIGAFSIIFGSITLTQLANRTEKTGGVVAYFEEFISDKAASAFGWFQLFVYLPTITVVVSWVSGIYTCMLLGLPNTLETQTLIGTGYMAFFFLLNYFSLRLGGYFQNLATIMKLIPLITIAVVGIFWNEPAPIVPPELAVPITNVGWGWLAALAPMAFSYDGWTIATNITHEVKNAKRTMPLALTIGPLLVLAIYLTYFSGLVSIAGPEYILALGDEATTTVGTSLLGERGGSIILSFVLIAILGVTNGVIMGILRLPQALAEKNMLPNSAKVKQIDPKSQLSPAAAQIAFAISFVWMVLHYLTQKSGIMGGGDVSEIAIVFSYLTYVILYLKVISMKKEGVITSPFFGWITPVFAIMGSAIILIGGIVSNPTYVPIFILFCFVVCFLGYKYYEKKITA is encoded by the coding sequence ATGAAAGAAGAGAAACATTACGGCTTATTCACTGCAGTATCCATGATTGTCGGCATCTGCGTTGGATCAGGGATCTTTTTCAAAGCCGATGACATTTTGGGAGCGACCGGCGGAAACGTAGCATTAGGGATTTTGGTTTTCTGTATCGGTGCCTTCAGCATCATTTTCGGGAGCATCACATTGACGCAACTGGCTAACCGGACCGAAAAAACCGGCGGCGTCGTCGCTTATTTCGAGGAGTTCATCTCCGATAAAGCAGCGAGTGCGTTCGGCTGGTTCCAGTTGTTCGTTTACTTGCCGACGATCACCGTCGTCGTGAGTTGGGTATCCGGCATCTACACCTGCATGCTGTTGGGCCTGCCGAACACATTGGAAACACAAACACTGATCGGGACAGGTTACATGGCGTTCTTCTTCTTATTGAATTATTTTTCGCTCAGATTGGGCGGCTATTTCCAGAACCTGGCCACCATCATGAAACTGATTCCGCTGATCACCATCGCTGTTGTGGGCATTTTCTGGAACGAGCCGGCTCCGATTGTTCCTCCTGAATTGGCTGTCCCGATCACGAATGTTGGTTGGGGTTGGCTGGCTGCATTGGCGCCGATGGCCTTCTCTTACGATGGTTGGACCATCGCGACAAACATCACGCATGAAGTGAAAAATGCCAAACGGACGATGCCTTTGGCGCTGACCATTGGCCCTTTGCTGGTGCTGGCCATCTACTTGACCTATTTCAGCGGATTGGTATCTATCGCCGGCCCTGAGTACATCTTGGCGCTGGGGGATGAAGCCACTACAACAGTAGGCACTTCCTTGTTGGGCGAACGCGGCGGCAGCATCATCCTTTCCTTTGTGTTGATCGCAATCCTTGGTGTAACGAACGGCGTAATCATGGGTATCCTGCGTTTGCCGCAGGCGCTCGCTGAAAAAAACATGTTGCCGAACAGCGCTAAAGTAAAGCAGATCGATCCAAAGAGCCAATTGTCCCCGGCAGCCGCACAAATTGCTTTTGCAATTTCCTTTGTGTGGATGGTGTTGCACTATCTGACCCAAAAATCCGGTATTATGGGTGGCGGAGATGTCAGCGAAATCGCGATTGTCTTCAGTTATCTGACCTATGTCATCCTTTACCTGAAAGTCATCAGCATGAAAAAAGAAGGGGTCATCACCAGTCCTTTCTTCGGTTGGATCACGCCGGTATTCGCGATCATGGGATCTGCCATCATTCTGATCGGCGGTATCGTGTCCAATCCGACTTATGTACCGATTTTCATCCTGTTCTGCTTCGTGGTTTGCTTCCTCGGCTATAAGTACTACGAGAAAAAAATTACGGCTTAA